One Grus americana isolate bGruAme1 chromosome Z, bGruAme1.mat, whole genome shotgun sequence DNA window includes the following coding sequences:
- the SLC45A2 gene encoding membrane-associated transporter protein isoform X2 gives MTLTKESFYGALPPPSEVAKANVDSTREKEEALLQSVTRTGAVVPRKRAVGRLVMHSMAMFGREFCYAVEAAFVTPVLLSVGLPKNLYSLVWLISPILGFVLQPVVGSASDHCSCSWGRRRPYILGLGIIMLLGMALYLNGDVMISAFIGERDKQRTWAIVITMLGVVLFDFAADFIDGPIKAYLFDVCSHQDKEKGLHYHALFTGLGGALGYLTGAVDWGQTVLGYSLASEFQVIFFFAALVFLICLTIHLRSIPEVPLRYENEETKFLLEVTESYKYSSIEEEIKNGYLKPEVRLSGVHSKNHAGALKQRMTLKSLLKMLLSMPSHYRYLCVSHLFGWMAFLSNMLFFTDFMGQVVYQGSPYAPHNSTLYLTYKTGVEVGCWGLCINAISSSLYSYLQKILLPYIGLKGLYFIGYLLFGLGTGLIGLFPNVYSTLALCSLFGVMSSTLYTVPFHLIAEYHREEEVRKQRADGEQAGEQERGKGIDCAALTCMVQLAQIILGVGLGLLVSVAGSAVTVISASTVALIGCCFVAFCVRYVD, from the exons ATGACCTTAACGAAAGAGAGTTTCTATGGGGCTCTTCCACCCCCTTCTGAGGTGGCCAAGGCCAACGTGGACAGCAccagagagaaggaggaggctCTGCTGCAATCTGTGACGAGGACCGGAGCAGTGGTGCCAAGGAAGCGAGCGGTGGGAAGGCTGGTCATGCACAGCATGGCGATGTTCGGCCGGGAGTTCTGCTATGCTGTGGAGGCCGCCTTTGTCACGCCGGTGCTGCTCAGTGTAGGGCTGCCCAAGAACCTCTACAGCCTGGTGTGGCTCATCAGCCCTATCCTGGGCTTCGTGCTGCAGCCCGTGGTAGGTTCAGCCAGTGATCACTGCAGCTGTAGCTGGGGCAGGAGGCGACCTTACATTCTGGGTCTGGGCATCATAATGCTGTTAGGCATGGCTTTGTACCTCAATGGGGACGTGATGATCTCAG cttTCATCGGTGAGAGAGACAAGCAGCGGACGTGGGCAATAGTCATTACCATGCTGGGAGTAGTGCTTTTTGATTTTGCAGCTGATTTTATTGATGGCCCCATCAAAGCCTATTTATTTGATGTCTGCTCTCATCAGGATAAAGAGAAGGGTCTGCATTACCACGCCCTCTTTACAG GTTTGGGAGGAGCCCTGGGTTACCTGACAGGTGCTGTGGATTGGGGTCAAACTGTACTAGGGTATTCCTTGGCATCGGAATTCCAGGTGATTTTCTTCTTCGCAGCCTTGGTTTTCCTAATCTGCCTTACTATACATCTGCGCAGTATTCCTGAAGTTCCACTCAGATACGAAAATGAAGAGACAAAGTTCTTGCTGGAAGTGACTGAGTCCTATAAATATAGCTCCATAGAGGAGGAAATCAAGAATGGTTACTTAAA GCCTGAGGTGAGGCTCAGTGGCGTCCACT caaagaaccaTGCAGGAGCTTTAAAGCA GCGGATGACCCTTAAATCACTCTTGAAGATGCTTTTAAGCATGCCATCCCACTATCGCTATCTGTGTGTGAGCCACCTCTTTGGATGGATGGCTTTCCTGTCCAACATGCTCTTCTTCACGGATTTCATGGGACAG GTTGTATACCAGGGTAGTCCTTACGCACCTCATAACTCCACGCTTTACCTTACCTACAAAACAGGAGTAGAGGTGGGATGCTGGGGGCTGTGCATCAATGCAATTTCTTCATCACTTTATTCTT ACCTGCAGAAAATCCTTCTGCCATACATAGGATTAAAGGGACTTTATTTCATTGGATACCTACTTTTTGGATTGGGTACTGGATTAATTGGCTTGTTTCCCAATGTCTATTCCACTCTGGCTCTGTGTTCCCTCTTTGGCGTCATGTCCAGCACGCTGTACACAGTGCCGTTCCACCTCATTGCAGAGTATCACAGGGAAGAAGAGGTGA GGAAGCAGAGAGCT gatgGAGAACAAGCTGGAGAGCAGGAGCGAGGGAAGGGCATTGACTGTGCCGCCCTCACCTGCATGGTCCAGCTGGCCCAGATCATTCTTGGTGTGGGACTGGGGCTCTTGGTTAGTGTTGCCGGCAGTGCGGTCACTGTGATTTCGGCATCTACGGTGGCGCTGATCGGCTGCtgctttgttgctttttgtgttCGATATGTGGACTAG
- the SLC45A2 gene encoding membrane-associated transporter protein isoform X1, whose product MTLTKESFYGALPPPSEVAKANVDSTREKEEALLQSVTRTGAVVPRKRAVGRLVMHSMAMFGREFCYAVEAAFVTPVLLSVGLPKNLYSLVWLISPILGFVLQPVVGSASDHCSCSWGRRRPYILGLGIIMLLGMALYLNGDVMISAFIGERDKQRTWAIVITMLGVVLFDFAADFIDGPIKAYLFDVCSHQDKEKGLHYHALFTGLGGALGYLTGAVDWGQTVLGYSLASEFQVIFFFAALVFLICLTIHLRSIPEVPLRYENEETKFLLEVTESYKYSSIEEEIKNGYLKSTCAEIKAAAKPGKCAVTSRTEDQRRMTLKSLLKMLLSMPSHYRYLCVSHLFGWMAFLSNMLFFTDFMGQVVYQGSPYAPHNSTLYLTYKTGVEVGCWGLCINAISSSLYSYLQKILLPYIGLKGLYFIGYLLFGLGTGLIGLFPNVYSTLALCSLFGVMSSTLYTVPFHLIAEYHREEESLKLQDGEQAGEQERGKGIDCAALTCMVQLAQIILGVGLGLLVSVAGSAVTVISASTVALIGCCFVAFCVRYVD is encoded by the exons ATGACCTTAACGAAAGAGAGTTTCTATGGGGCTCTTCCACCCCCTTCTGAGGTGGCCAAGGCCAACGTGGACAGCAccagagagaaggaggaggctCTGCTGCAATCTGTGACGAGGACCGGAGCAGTGGTGCCAAGGAAGCGAGCGGTGGGAAGGCTGGTCATGCACAGCATGGCGATGTTCGGCCGGGAGTTCTGCTATGCTGTGGAGGCCGCCTTTGTCACGCCGGTGCTGCTCAGTGTAGGGCTGCCCAAGAACCTCTACAGCCTGGTGTGGCTCATCAGCCCTATCCTGGGCTTCGTGCTGCAGCCCGTGGTAGGTTCAGCCAGTGATCACTGCAGCTGTAGCTGGGGCAGGAGGCGACCTTACATTCTGGGTCTGGGCATCATAATGCTGTTAGGCATGGCTTTGTACCTCAATGGGGACGTGATGATCTCAG cttTCATCGGTGAGAGAGACAAGCAGCGGACGTGGGCAATAGTCATTACCATGCTGGGAGTAGTGCTTTTTGATTTTGCAGCTGATTTTATTGATGGCCCCATCAAAGCCTATTTATTTGATGTCTGCTCTCATCAGGATAAAGAGAAGGGTCTGCATTACCACGCCCTCTTTACAG GTTTGGGAGGAGCCCTGGGTTACCTGACAGGTGCTGTGGATTGGGGTCAAACTGTACTAGGGTATTCCTTGGCATCGGAATTCCAGGTGATTTTCTTCTTCGCAGCCTTGGTTTTCCTAATCTGCCTTACTATACATCTGCGCAGTATTCCTGAAGTTCCACTCAGATACGAAAATGAAGAGACAAAGTTCTTGCTGGAAGTGACTGAGTCCTATAAATATAGCTCCATAGAGGAGGAAATCAAGAATGGTTACTTAAAATCAACATGTGCTGAAATAAAGGCTGCAGCTAAACCAGGGAAATGTGCTGTTACATCACGTACAGAG GATCAAAGGCGGATGACCCTTAAATCACTCTTGAAGATGCTTTTAAGCATGCCATCCCACTATCGCTATCTGTGTGTGAGCCACCTCTTTGGATGGATGGCTTTCCTGTCCAACATGCTCTTCTTCACGGATTTCATGGGACAG GTTGTATACCAGGGTAGTCCTTACGCACCTCATAACTCCACGCTTTACCTTACCTACAAAACAGGAGTAGAGGTGGGATGCTGGGGGCTGTGCATCAATGCAATTTCTTCATCACTTTATTCTT ACCTGCAGAAAATCCTTCTGCCATACATAGGATTAAAGGGACTTTATTTCATTGGATACCTACTTTTTGGATTGGGTACTGGATTAATTGGCTTGTTTCCCAATGTCTATTCCACTCTGGCTCTGTGTTCCCTCTTTGGCGTCATGTCCAGCACGCTGTACACAGTGCCGTTCCACCTCATTGCAGAGTATCACAGGGAAGAAGAG agcctgaagctgcaggatgGAGAACAAGCTGGAGAGCAGGAGCGAGGGAAGGGCATTGACTGTGCCGCCCTCACCTGCATGGTCCAGCTGGCCCAGATCATTCTTGGTGTGGGACTGGGGCTCTTGGTTAGTGTTGCCGGCAGTGCGGTCACTGTGATTTCGGCATCTACGGTGGCGCTGATCGGCTGCtgctttgttgctttttgtgttCGATATGTGGACTAG
- the AMACR gene encoding alpha-methylacyl-CoA racemase has translation MALSGVRVLELAGLAPAPLCGMILADFGAQVVRVDRTPRSAVSTDVQGRGKRSLALDLKRPSGAAALRRLCRGTDVLIEPFRHGVMEKLGLGPEVLLQENPRLIYARLTGFGQTGKYARSAGHDINYLALSGVLSKLGRKDENPYAPLNLLADFAGGGVMCAMGVVTALYERTKSGKGQIIDASMVEGIAYLSSFLWKSQNLGLWNRPRGENLLDSGAPFYETYKTSDGKFMAVGAIEPQFYEELIKGLGLDSGKLPSQLSFSDWPEMKKKFASIFAQKTQAEWCSIFDGTDACVTPVLSFDDVASHQHNKERSSFIENDQEEISPRPAPFLSRTPAVPSFKRDPFIGEHTEEILLEYGFTKQEITKLYSDKVIEFSNPKANL, from the exons ATGGCGCTCAGCGGGGTGCGGGTGCTGGAGCTGGCCGGCCTGGCGCCGGCGCCGCTGTGCGGCATGATCCTCGCCGACTTCGGGGCCCAGGTGGTGCGGGTGGACCGCACTCCCCGTTCCGCCGTGTCCACCGACGTGCAGGGCCGCGGCAAGCGTTCCCTGGCGCTCGACCTCAAGCGACCCTCGGGCGCGGCAGCGCTGAGGCGGCTCTGCCGCGGGACAGACGTGCTCATCGAGCCCTTCCGCCACG GTGTCATGGAAAAGCTTGGGCTTGGTCCAGAGGTCCTTCTACAGGAGAATCCCAGACTCATCTATGCTAGACTTACTGGATTTGGCCAGACAGGAAAATATGCCAGGTCTGCAGGTCATGACATCAATTATTTGGCTTTATCAG GTGTGCTGTCAAAGCTGGGtagaaaagatgaaaatccTTATGCACCCTTAAATCTTCTGGCTGATTTTGCTGGTGGAGGTGTCATGTGCGCCATGGGCGTTGTTACAGCCCTTTATGAACGTACCAAATCCGGCAAAGGGCAGATAATTGATGCAAGTATG GTAGAAGGAATAGCATACCTAAGTTCTTTCCTGTGGAAATCACAAAATCTGGGACTTTGGAACAGACCTCGAGGTGAGAACCTGCTAGATAGTGGTGCACCTTTTTATGAAACCTACAAGACCTCCGATGGAAAATTCATGGCTGTTGGTGCCATTGAGCCTCAATTCTATGAGGAGTTAATAAAGG gtCTTGGGCTAGATTCGGGTAAACTTCCCAGTCAGTTAAGTTTCTCCGACTGGCCcgaaatgaagaaaaaatttgcATCCATATTTGCACAGAAGACACAAGCTGAATGGTGCAGCATATTTGATGGTACTGATGCCTGTGTGACCCCTGTTTTATCCTTTGATGATGTTGCCTCACATCAgcataacaaagaaagaagttcTTTTATCGAAAATGATCAGGAAGAGATAAGTCCTAGACCTGCTCCTTTTCTATCAAGGACCCCTGCTGTTCCATCGTTTAAAAGAGATCCTTTTATAGGAGAACACACAGAAGAGATACTTCTAGAATATGGATTTACTAAGCAAGAGATTACTAAACTTTACTCTGACAAAGTAATAGAATTTAGTAACCCAAAAGCTAATTTATAA